The following are encoded together in the Haliscomenobacter hydrossis DSM 1100 genome:
- a CDS encoding AAA family ATPase, translated as MELLYIWIKSYKNIIEQGFNFSPQWRFHYNPHSGILKSDHLEQATPDFFGPSISNVTVIVGENGSGKSNLVEFIIRLFDQGTGFWNEPFIVIYRMDKILRVWCYQDLPLNVADEQYGFSVKKSIFKMRKLEAGLYGGITAVNEIDEITFAYYSQYFDGVTPRFGLNRNNNFLDLSNRRNIVRPKSEHSLEETFLSPKHYYYNNIKRQAKLFSNWGRHLLDFPVPDFIKITVNEDINREYLKNAFKDDRGHGSEEIWDFFDRPGFIFEIFRAVLFSTLLDVCARSGLGENSIGHLKQRINEDQVKQNPLVLLEKVQNDAFGKWRSMHEFIQWLSVECTPFFYENEPDPIFKTRDNALILPTNSPLISIFFTHIDYIDIQISSPFHIAWTFKDDQDREAGLSSGFNNLINLFARIFAIWEKLVHTNTFLLFIDEGEVGLHPELQKRYLDLLLNNIPRIFPIMDPPLNFKIQLILTSHSPFMVSDLPRENIIFLERNPDGTCKVSDGMNDMQQTFGANIHTLLSDSFFLKRHNGLMGSFAQKRINQVIQFYQHGMLIDNLNREESEVFAQRVTDILGEPIIKRYLLQLQSLRQNINVKEDIQKLKDEIAELKKRLPND; from the coding sequence ATGGAACTACTCTACATCTGGATAAAAAGCTACAAAAACATCATCGAGCAAGGCTTCAACTTCAGCCCCCAATGGAGATTTCACTACAATCCTCACTCTGGCATTTTGAAAAGTGACCATTTGGAGCAAGCTACTCCAGATTTTTTTGGTCCTTCAATTTCTAATGTTACCGTTATTGTCGGCGAGAATGGTAGCGGAAAAAGCAATTTGGTCGAGTTCATCATTCGCCTTTTTGATCAGGGTACTGGATTTTGGAATGAGCCGTTCATTGTGATCTATAGAATGGACAAAATTTTGAGGGTCTGGTGTTACCAGGATCTGCCTTTAAATGTGGCAGATGAGCAATACGGCTTCAGCGTTAAAAAATCAATTTTTAAGATGAGAAAACTCGAAGCTGGACTATATGGTGGAATAACGGCTGTTAACGAAATTGACGAGATTACCTTTGCTTATTACTCCCAATATTTCGATGGGGTTACCCCGCGTTTCGGTTTGAATAGAAATAACAACTTTTTAGACCTCAGCAATCGCAGAAATATTGTCCGACCCAAATCAGAGCACTCCCTAGAAGAAACTTTCCTTTCGCCGAAACACTACTATTACAACAACATAAAGCGTCAAGCTAAGTTGTTCTCAAATTGGGGCCGACATTTACTTGATTTTCCTGTGCCAGACTTTATTAAAATCACTGTGAATGAAGACATCAACCGTGAATACCTGAAAAATGCTTTTAAAGATGACCGGGGTCATGGTTCCGAGGAAATCTGGGATTTTTTTGATCGGCCAGGCTTTATTTTTGAAATTTTTCGAGCTGTGTTGTTTTCCACACTACTCGATGTTTGTGCAAGATCTGGTTTGGGTGAGAATTCGATAGGGCATCTCAAACAAAGAATAAATGAGGATCAAGTAAAGCAGAACCCACTAGTGTTATTGGAAAAGGTGCAAAATGATGCTTTTGGGAAATGGCGTTCAATGCATGAATTTATCCAGTGGCTATCTGTGGAATGCACCCCCTTTTTTTATGAAAATGAGCCCGACCCAATTTTTAAAACCAGAGACAATGCTTTAATCTTACCCACCAACTCTCCGTTAATATCCATATTTTTTACCCATATTGATTACATAGATATCCAAATTTCTTCTCCTTTTCACATTGCCTGGACTTTTAAAGACGACCAGGATCGAGAGGCAGGTTTAAGCTCTGGGTTCAATAACTTGATCAACCTTTTTGCTCGCATCTTTGCCATATGGGAAAAATTGGTTCACACCAATACTTTTTTGCTCTTTATTGACGAGGGGGAAGTGGGGCTACATCCAGAGCTTCAAAAACGTTATTTGGATTTATTGCTTAACAACATACCTCGGATTTTTCCTATAATGGACCCTCCGCTCAACTTCAAGATACAACTGATCCTTACTTCCCACTCTCCATTTATGGTCTCTGATTTACCTCGCGAAAATATCATTTTTCTGGAGCGAAACCCAGATGGAACCTGTAAAGTTTCGGATGGTATGAACGACATGCAGCAGACTTTCGGAGCCAACATCCATACTTTGCTTTCTGATTCTTTTTTTCTGAAAAGGCACAACGGGCTTATGGGCAGTTTTGCTCAAAAACGAATCAATCAAGTCATTCAGTTTTATCAGCACGGTATGCTTATCGATAACCTAAATAGAGAAGAATCTGAAGTTTTTGCCCAGAGGGTTACCGACATCTTGGGCGAACCTATCATTAAGAGGTACTTGCTACAACTACAGTCTTTGCGCCAGAACATTAACGTTAAGGAGGACATTCAAAAACTAAAAGATGAAATTGCTGAATTAAAAAAACGCCTGCCCAATGATTAA
- the dgt gene encoding dGTP triphosphohydrolase has translation MQDMMTWNNCFSPKRYGVDDSPKGIRTEFERDWDRIIFSSPFRRLQNKTQVFPLPKEVFVHNRLTHSLEVSSVGRSLGKIVGERLCELELDEDAKQFYQNDLKNVIAAACLAHDMGNPAFGHSGEEAISKYFKERDTKKPEDLEFKGLFTPGEWRDLITFEGNANALRIITMNQRSRFPGGFRLTYSTIGSIIKYPCESLGSEGSKGSKHRKKYGYFKIDEEVFLDVANELKMIRENVESRVVYKRHPFVYLVEAADDICYNIIDFEDAHRLGLLPFEVVKNMFIDIIVKDPETKMDDLKFKMSILEEDNNETIAYLRSKAINVLTKECAEKFWEDKDKILSGNYNTALMDDLPEFRSTLKKIEDASIKSIYNARGVVELEIAGFRIMSGLVKDFVTSALVSKDRRDKEQQKIMELLPNQFRFDETSSPYIKVMHILDFISGMTDLFALKLYRKLRGIEI, from the coding sequence ATGCAAGATATGATGACTTGGAACAATTGCTTTTCTCCAAAAAGATATGGAGTTGATGATTCCCCCAAAGGTATTAGGACTGAGTTCGAAAGAGATTGGGACAGAATCATTTTCTCTAGTCCTTTCCGGCGTTTGCAAAACAAAACGCAAGTATTTCCTCTACCGAAGGAAGTCTTTGTCCACAACCGATTAACCCACTCTTTGGAAGTATCTAGTGTTGGAAGATCGCTTGGGAAGATAGTTGGGGAACGACTATGTGAATTGGAACTAGATGAAGATGCAAAGCAATTTTATCAAAACGATTTGAAAAATGTAATTGCTGCTGCCTGCCTGGCGCACGATATGGGAAACCCAGCCTTTGGACATTCAGGTGAGGAAGCAATTTCCAAGTATTTCAAAGAAAGGGATACAAAAAAACCTGAAGACCTAGAATTCAAGGGCTTATTTACACCAGGGGAGTGGCGAGATCTGATCACTTTTGAAGGAAATGCCAATGCATTAAGAATCATTACCATGAACCAAAGATCTAGGTTTCCTGGAGGTTTTCGTCTAACCTATAGCACTATAGGCTCAATAATTAAATATCCTTGTGAATCGCTCGGATCAGAAGGCAGTAAGGGCTCAAAGCATCGTAAAAAATATGGGTACTTTAAGATCGATGAAGAAGTTTTTTTGGATGTAGCCAATGAACTAAAAATGATCAGAGAAAATGTCGAGTCACGGGTAGTGTATAAAAGACACCCCTTTGTTTATTTGGTAGAAGCTGCTGATGACATTTGTTATAACATTATAGATTTCGAAGATGCCCATAGACTGGGATTACTCCCATTTGAAGTTGTAAAAAACATGTTCATCGATATCATTGTAAAAGACCCAGAAACAAAAATGGATGACCTGAAATTCAAAATGAGTATCTTGGAGGAAGACAATAATGAAACCATAGCCTACTTAAGATCAAAAGCGATAAATGTATTGACGAAAGAATGTGCAGAGAAATTCTGGGAGGATAAGGACAAAATTCTTTCAGGTAATTACAATACTGCCTTAATGGATGATCTACCAGAATTTAGGAGTACATTGAAAAAAATAGAAGATGCGTCGATAAAGTCTATCTATAATGCCAGAGGGGTGGTAGAGTTAGAAATTGCGGGCTTCCGAATAATGTCTGGTCTTGTAAAAGATTTTGTGACTTCTGCCCTGGTATCCAAAGACCGGCGAGACAAAGAGCAACAAAAAATCATGGAACTGCTACCCAACCAATTCAGATTTGACGAAACATCCAGCCCGTACATAAAAGTGATGCACATCTTGGATTTTATCTCCGGCATGACTGATCTTTTTGCGTTGAAACTGTATAGAAAATTAAGGGGCATCGAGATATAG
- a CDS encoding SUMF1/EgtB/PvdO family nonheme iron enzyme, translating to MADRDLVRKDRQSSNASSPKGTNYLLAIAINDYLHCSKLSNAYTDFYDQYPTSQYRRQALDKMEELEEQDAWRKVPKTRLAALLRFMEDNPHSPHFKEAQQLASALREAAAKPSVAEAAKEQKSIVPPLIITPKFAVPDHMVLVKGGTFQMGEDKAVHPVTLSDFLIAKYPLTFDEYDAFCKATGRKLPSDEGWGRGQRPAINVCWFDTVDYCNWRSQQNGFQKVYQVNQFQVIANWQADGYRLPTEEEWEYAAKGGQNSQGYEYAGSNNADVVAWYNENSGGKSQLVGQKKANELGLHDMSGNVWEWCWDEYIFKNNSISLLKHGCRGGGWHLPNKHAMIEYHYNVNPKYSFSALGFRLVRSY from the coding sequence ATGGCCGATCGCGACCTCGTCCGAAAAGACCGTCAAAGCAGCAATGCCTCTTCACCTAAAGGCACCAACTACCTGCTGGCAATCGCCATCAACGACTACCTCCATTGCTCCAAACTCAGCAACGCCTACACCGATTTTTATGACCAATACCCCACCAGCCAATACCGCCGCCAAGCATTGGACAAAATGGAGGAACTGGAAGAACAAGACGCCTGGCGCAAAGTCCCCAAGACCAGATTGGCCGCACTACTGCGTTTCATGGAGGACAACCCGCATAGCCCTCACTTCAAAGAGGCTCAGCAGTTGGCTAGTGCATTGCGGGAAGCTGCGGCAAAGCCCTCAGTGGCTGAAGCAGCCAAAGAGCAAAAGTCCATTGTTCCGCCGCTGATCATTACGCCTAAGTTTGCCGTCCCCGACCACATGGTACTCGTCAAAGGGGGAACCTTCCAGATGGGGGAAGACAAAGCAGTCCACCCAGTAACCCTCAGCGACTTCCTAATTGCCAAGTACCCTCTTACTTTTGATGAATACGATGCTTTTTGTAAAGCGACTGGCCGCAAATTACCCAGTGATGAGGGGTGGGGTAGAGGCCAGCGCCCTGCCATCAATGTATGTTGGTTTGATACAGTCGACTATTGCAACTGGCGTAGTCAACAGAATGGCTTTCAAAAGGTTTATCAAGTAAACCAATTTCAGGTAATTGCTAACTGGCAAGCCGATGGTTACCGCCTACCTACCGAGGAAGAGTGGGAATATGCTGCTAAGGGCGGACAAAATAGCCAAGGTTATGAGTATGCCGGTAGCAATAATGCAGATGTAGTAGCTTGGTATAATGAAAATTCTGGAGGGAAGTCCCAACTCGTTGGCCAAAAAAAAGCCAATGAGTTGGGACTTCATGATATGAGCGGCAATGTTTGGGAGTGGTGTTGGGATGAATACATATTTAAAAATAATTCAATTAGTCTTTTAAAACATGGTTGTCGTGGGGGTGGATGGCATTTACCAAATAAACACGCTATGATAGAATACCATTATAATGTAAATCCAAAATATAGTTTTTCGGCTCTTGGCTTTAGATTGGTTAGAAGTTATTGA
- a CDS encoding SUMF1/EgtB/PvdO family nonheme iron enzyme — MADRDLVRKDRQSSNTSSPPGINYLLAIAINDYLHCSKLSNAVRDVEAFIELLTTRYHFDPEHVTFIKDTDATEKRIRRAFDRLIDVVTEQDNLIVYFSGHGRHHERRGGYWIPVEAGTSDEDWSDYIPNDTIKSYLGKIKSFHTFLIADSCFSGSLFIDKSKEKFSGDRRDTEPSRWGLTSGKKEIVSDGHPGQHSPFATALLDVLRKADQPPGVMRICDLVLEKVAANAEQTPMGSPLQVLGHQGGQLVLYFREGEEEEWSNLCSTLEGCEQYLDKYPNGKYQLKAKDMILDYLESHQQIWSENSRIGKKDIFVLPRKTGNYNKGLIRINKYKLFFTVACVASLTYFSLNSKPTEKKHPQVFVSSFRSEMRLIKGDTFVMGDVFKDETGISVELVSTQVNDFYISNCELTFAEFDAFCQATDRRFPKDYGWGRHNLPVIDVSWFDAIEYCNWRSREEGLNEVYKVTGRKIAMNSDANGYRLPTEAEWEYAAREYGKAKRFGNGTNVANPKELNYNAFEGFGQKNTVGGIFYRNKTVPVDSLKTNALGLYNMSGNVHEWCWDRYNQSFPSNYKALRVCRGGSWNSVPSSLRTSSRVSASPLERLNVIGFRVAKNGDAL, encoded by the coding sequence ATGGCCGATCGCGATCTCGTCCGTAAAGACCGTCAAAGCAGCAATACCTCTTCACCTCCGGGCATCAACTACCTGCTGGCCATCGCCATCAACGACTACCTCCATTGCTCCAAGCTCAGCAATGCCGTTCGCGACGTAGAAGCCTTTATCGAGCTCCTGACCACCCGCTACCATTTCGATCCAGAACACGTCACCTTCATCAAAGACACCGACGCCACCGAAAAACGCATCCGCCGTGCCTTCGATCGCCTCATCGATGTGGTCACCGAACAAGACAACCTCATCGTCTACTTCAGTGGCCATGGTCGCCACCATGAGCGCCGTGGCGGTTATTGGATACCGGTAGAAGCAGGTACCAGCGACGAGGATTGGTCTGATTACATCCCCAACGATACCATCAAAAGCTACCTCGGCAAGATCAAAAGTTTCCACACTTTCCTGATCGCCGATTCTTGTTTTTCCGGCTCCCTTTTCATCGACAAAAGCAAAGAAAAATTCTCCGGCGATCGCCGCGATACCGAACCTAGCCGCTGGGGACTCACCTCTGGCAAAAAAGAGATTGTAAGCGATGGCCATCCAGGTCAGCATAGCCCTTTTGCCACCGCGCTCTTAGATGTGCTGCGCAAAGCCGACCAGCCACCTGGTGTCATGCGGATTTGTGACCTGGTACTGGAGAAGGTGGCCGCGAATGCGGAACAGACGCCGATGGGGTCGCCGTTGCAGGTGCTGGGGCATCAGGGAGGGCAGTTGGTGCTGTATTTTCGGGAGGGTGAGGAAGAAGAATGGTCAAACCTTTGTTCAACTCTTGAAGGATGTGAGCAATATTTGGACAAATACCCGAACGGGAAGTACCAACTAAAAGCGAAAGATATGATTCTGGATTATTTGGAATCGCATCAACAGATATGGTCGGAAAATTCAAGGATTGGAAAAAAAGACATTTTTGTACTGCCTAGGAAAACTGGTAATTACAATAAAGGGTTGATTCGAATAAATAAGTATAAACTTTTTTTTACGGTAGCCTGTGTAGCTTCTCTTACATACTTCAGTTTAAACTCAAAACCAACCGAAAAAAAACACCCGCAAGTATTTGTTAGCTCATTTCGCTCAGAAATGAGACTGATTAAAGGCGATACTTTTGTAATGGGTGATGTTTTCAAAGATGAAACTGGAATTTCTGTAGAACTGGTTTCTACTCAGGTGAATGATTTTTATATCTCTAATTGCGAATTGACTTTTGCAGAGTTTGATGCTTTTTGCCAAGCAACAGACCGTCGTTTTCCTAAAGATTATGGTTGGGGTAGACATAATTTACCAGTAATTGATGTAAGTTGGTTTGATGCCATTGAATATTGTAATTGGCGAAGTCGAGAGGAAGGGCTTAACGAAGTCTATAAAGTGACTGGAAGAAAAATAGCAATGAATAGTGACGCCAATGGATATCGACTCCCTACTGAAGCAGAGTGGGAGTATGCTGCGCGTGAATACGGTAAAGCCAAAAGGTTCGGGAACGGAACTAATGTTGCTAATCCTAAAGAATTGAATTACAATGCTTTTGAAGGATTTGGCCAAAAAAACACGGTAGGTGGTATTTTTTATCGGAATAAAACCGTGCCTGTAGATAGCCTTAAAACAAACGCATTAGGATTATACAATATGAGCGGGAATGTACATGAGTGGTGCTGGGATCGATATAACCAATCGTTTCCGTCTAATTATAAAGCTTTACGAGTTTGCCGTGGCGGTTCATGGAATTCAGTACCAAGTTCTCTTAGGACATCAAGTCGAGTTAGTGCATCTCCTTTAGAAAGATTAAATGTTATTGGCTTTCGTGTTGCTAAAAATGGGGATGCATTATGA
- a CDS encoding SUMF1/EgtB/PvdO family nonheme iron enzyme yields the protein MAYRDLVRKDRQSSNAASPLGTNYLLAIAINEYQHCSKLSNAVKDVEAFIEVMTTRYQLEPQHVTFIKDTEATKKRIESALDDLIDLIEPQDNLIVYFSGHGRHHERRGGFWVPVEAGQGDKDWPDYLSNVLIKDYLSKIKSFHTFLIADSCFSGSLFIDRSMEKFSGERRDNDPSRWGLTSGKKEIVSDGRPGHHSPFAAALLGILKKADKPLGVVSLCDQVMEIVTANEHQTPMFSPLKVEGHQYGQYVFYFREDEAADWQTTLQADTRQAYSNFYRKYPHSNYADEALAKLELIEEKQIWDQVPKNREAALLRFTRENSASPYVAEAQRLIDQLQSNIKPPAESLVPPKPSIIVPDHLVLVKGGTFQLGEDKTHPVTLSDFLIAKNQLTFDEYDAFCKATDRKLPDDRKWGRGKRPVIYVNWFDAIDYCNWRSQQEGLSQVYQVNKPQVNPNWQANGYRLPTEAEWEYAARGGVSSQGFTYAGSNNVGEVAWHDTNSGSKTQPVGQKKTNELGLYDLSGNVWEWCWDWRVAYPSNASNDPKGPDTGSYRVLRGGSWSYSAGYCRIALRFSNDPYDAYNYCGFRLARTF from the coding sequence ATGGCCTATCGCGACCTCGTCCGCAAAGACCGACAAAGCAGCAATGCCGCCTCTCCCTTGGGCACCAACTACCTGCTGGCCATCGCCATCAACGAGTACCAGCATTGTTCCAAACTCAGCAACGCGGTCAAAGACGTAGAAGCCTTTATCGAGGTCATGACAACCCGCTACCAGCTAGAGCCCCAGCACGTCACGTTTATCAAAGACACCGAAGCCACCAAAAAACGCATCGAAAGTGCTTTAGACGACCTGATTGATCTCATCGAACCACAGGACAACCTGATCGTCTACTTTAGTGGCCACGGGCGCCACCACGAAAGGCGCGGCGGATTCTGGGTGCCAGTAGAAGCTGGACAAGGCGACAAAGATTGGCCAGACTATCTGTCCAACGTACTGATCAAAGATTACCTCAGCAAAATCAAAAGCTTCCATACTTTCCTCATTGCCGATTCCTGCTTTTCTGGCTCGCTCTTCATTGATAGGAGCATGGAGAAATTCTCCGGTGAGCGCCGCGACAACGACCCCAGTCGCTGGGGACTCACTTCTGGCAAAAAAGAGATTGTTAGTGATGGTCGACCTGGTCACCATAGCCCCTTTGCAGCTGCACTGCTTGGAATATTAAAGAAAGCGGATAAGCCACTTGGTGTGGTTAGTTTATGCGATCAGGTAATGGAAATCGTTACCGCCAATGAGCACCAAACGCCAATGTTTTCACCCTTGAAAGTGGAAGGCCATCAATATGGACAGTACGTGTTCTATTTTCGGGAGGATGAAGCAGCTGATTGGCAAACCACACTCCAGGCCGATACCCGTCAAGCCTACTCCAACTTTTATCGGAAATACCCCCATAGCAATTATGCCGATGAAGCCCTAGCTAAACTGGAATTGATAGAAGAAAAGCAAATATGGGATCAGGTGCCCAAAAACCGCGAAGCCGCCTTGCTGCGCTTTACTCGGGAAAACTCTGCTAGCCCCTATGTAGCCGAGGCACAGCGCTTGATTGACCAGCTGCAATCAAATATCAAACCTCCTGCTGAATCCTTAGTGCCACCCAAGCCCTCCATCATCGTCCCTGATCACCTGGTCCTAGTCAAAGGAGGAACTTTCCAGTTGGGAGAAGACAAAACCCACCCAGTAACCCTCAGCGACTTCCTGATCGCTAAGAACCAGCTGACTTTTGACGAATACGATGCGTTTTGTAAGGCGACTGATCGCAAGCTGCCCGATGATAGAAAGTGGGGTAGGGGCAAGCGACCAGTCATTTATGTCAATTGGTTTGATGCCATCGACTATTGCAATTGGCGCAGCCAACAGGAAGGGCTTAGCCAGGTGTATCAAGTCAATAAACCACAGGTAAACCCCAACTGGCAAGCCAACGGCTACCGCCTACCCACTGAAGCGGAATGGGAGTATGCAGCTCGAGGGGGGGTAAGTAGCCAGGGTTTCACTTATGCTGGAAGCAATAACGTAGGCGAAGTTGCCTGGCATGATACAAACTCAGGAAGTAAAACCCAACCCGTAGGTCAAAAGAAAACCAATGAATTGGGCCTTTATGATCTTTCTGGCAATGTTTGGGAATGGTGCTGGGATTGGAGAGTTGCTTACCCCAGCAACGCCAGCAATGACCCGAAAGGCCCAGATACTGGTTCGTACCGGGTGCTTCGCGGCGGGTCTTGGAGCTACAGCGCGGGGTATTGCCGCATTGCCCTTCGCTTCAGCAACGATCCGTACGACGCTTACAACTACTGTGGGTTCCGGTTAGCCAGGACCTTTTAG